A region of Denticeps clupeoides chromosome 19, fDenClu1.1, whole genome shotgun sequence DNA encodes the following proteins:
- the rnaset2l gene encoding ribonuclease T2-like translates to MPSSSHLSTILLITWGSACVELHWRTPEERPVCDWDYMIFAVVWPAGFCVARNNSDCRVPQHVQYWTIHGLWPQGVMYCCKCWPIFHSDLQGIEDQLNQFWPNLKKQSSFNFWKEEWIKHGVCAGCVEGMNSPVRFFQVTLKLRTQLDIDRAMADAGIKPSCNQPYQHIELSAALVPMVGDVFWIQCVTDDKGREVLVQLKIPVFQNLTLGCYNALSCHDNENQYPLHPCPTDSTIFYFPINHTNPAQPCD, encoded by the exons ATGCCTTCTTCTTCCCACCTTTCCACAATCCTTCTTATCACCTGGGGTTCGGCATGTGTTGAGTTGCACTGGCGTACGCCCGAGGAACGGCC CGTGTGTGACTGGGATTACATGATATTTGCTGTGGTGTGGCCTGCAGGATTCTGTGTG GCTCGTAATAACTCAGACTGTAGAGTTCCACAACATGTCCAGTACTGGACAATCCATGGCCTGTG GCCACAAGGTGTCATGTACTGTTGCAAATGCTGGCCAATATTTCACTCAGACCTCCAG GGAATAGAAGATCAGCTCAACCAGTTTTGGCCAAACCTGAAGAAGCAATCTTCATTCAACTTCTG GAAAGAGGAGTGGATTAAACACGGGGTCTGTGCTGGCTGTGTGGAGGGCATGAACTCCCCCGTCCGTTTCTTTCAGGTCACGCTCAAGCTAAGGACGCAGCTTGACATTGACAG AGCCATGGCAGATGCAGGGATAAAGCCATCCTGTAATCAGCCCTATCAG cACATTGAGCTTAGCGCTGCCCTGGTACCCATGGTTGGAGATGTTTTTTGGATACAGTGTGTGACTGATGACAAG GGTCGTGAGGTGTTGGTGCAGCTGAAGATCCCTGTCTTTCAAAATTTGACACTGGGCTGTTATAATGCATTATCATGTCACGACAACGAAAACCAATATCCTCTCCATCCGTGTCCCACCGACTccaccattttttattttcccatcAACCACACAAACCCAGCTCAGCCCTGTGACTGA
- the dlc gene encoding delta-like protein C, with amino-acid sequence MANTSLLTCLLMLISTQLVEPTGVFELKVHSFTSAGGVCRSSAACHIFFRVCLKHAQDVILPEPPCTYGAGHTDVFGSDPGSVAKSAPIQVPFHFKWPGTFSLIIEAWNAESSIDQSTENKNNLITRLAAGRTLSVGRTWLQDVHLGEQSELRYSYRAVCDENYHGDSCAEFCRPRNDTFGHYTCDASGNKVCLDGWHGKYCLEPICAPGCHKNYGICDQPGECKCRIGWQGPHCSECVRYPGCLHGTCDQPFKCECKEGWGGLFCNQDLNFCTNHKPCLNGATCTNTGQGSYTCTCRPGFTGIKCELEINECDSNPCKNGGSCNDMENNYACTCPQGFYGKNCEISAMTCADGPCFNGGTCMEKSTGGYSCTCPPDFMGSNCEKKLDRCSNSPCSNGGQCLDLGHSLKCKCRAGFKGSRCEINIDDCAKNPCQHAGTCVDAVNDYTCTCPLGYTGKDCSVRSDACSKFPCQNGGTCYTHFTGPVCQCPAGFMGPHCEFSKPTEPVVTTPRGFPAALAVSFTLGLVTLTLLVCAAIVLLRQMRRNHKTLGTAVRNDLEAINNRACLMSGKNGPGFKVEKEAFLIPGGPCKVSNKDAALSSSDATGDKAGYKQKLMDLNLAKEEITKNKLDLNKSKSSMLDPSRKFPKEGLYHPIYIIPDQLEQCIFATEV; translated from the exons ATGGCGAACACGAGTTTATTAACGTGCCTCTTAATGCTGATATCGACGCAACTG GTTGAACCCACCGGCGTGTTCGAGTTGAAAGTACACTCGTTCACCAGCGCCGGCGGCGTCTGCAGGAGCTCCGCGGCCTGTCACATCTTTTTCCGCGTGTGCCTGAAGCACGCCCAGGACGTGATCCTGCCCGAGCCGCCGTGCACCTACGGCGCCGGCCACACGGACGTGTTCGGCTCGGACCCGGGCTCCGTCGCCAAGAGCGCTCCCATTCAAGTGCCTTTCCATTTCAAATGGCCG GGAACCTTTTCTCTAATTATTGAAGCCTGGAACGCGGAGTCTTCCATCGACCAGTCCACAG AAAACAAGAACAACCTGATCACCCGCCTGGCTGCGGGCCGGACGCTGTCCGTCGGCCGGACGTGGCTCCAGGACGTGCACCTCGGGGAGCAGAGCGAGCTGCGCTACTCGTACCGCGCCGTGTGCGACGAGAACTACCACGGCGACAGCTGCGCCGAGTTCTGCCGCCCGCGCAACGACACCTTCGGACACTACACCTGCGACGCGTCCGGCAACAAAGTCTGTCTGGACGGGTGGCATGGCAAATACTGCTTGGAGC CCATCTGCGCGCCTGGCTGCCACAAGAACTACGGGATTTGTGACCAGCCCGGCGAGTGCAAGTGCAGAATCGGGTGGCAAGGCCCCCACTGCAGCGAATGCGTCCGGTACCCAGGGTGCCTGCACGGCACCTGCGACCAGCCTTTCAAGTGCGAGTGCAAGGAGGGCTGGGGCGGCCTCTTCTGCAACCAGGACCTGAACTTCTGCACCAACCACAAGCCCTGCCTGAATGGCGCAACCTGCACCAACACTGGCCAGGGCAGCTACACCTGCACCTGTCGTCCCGGCTTCACCGGCATCAAGTGTGAACTCGAGATCAACGAGTGTGACAGCAACCCCTGCAAGAATGGAGGAAGTTGCAAT GACATGGAAAACAACTACGCCTGCACCTGTCCTCAAGGGTTCTATGGGAAGAACTGCGAGATCAGTGCCATGACCTGTGCTGACGGGCCCTGCTTCAACGGCGGGACCTGCATGGAAAAAAGCACCGGTGGCTACTCCTGCACTTGCCCCCCTGACTTCATGGGCTCCAACTGTGAGAAGAAATTGGACCGCTGCAGCAACAGCCCGTGCAGCAATG GTGGTCAGTGTCTGGACCTGGGTCACAGCTTGAAGTGCAAATGTCGCGCTGGCTTCAAAGGCTCCCGTTGCGAGATCAACATCGACGACTGTGCCAAAAACCCCTGCCAGCACGCCGGTACCTGCGTGGACGCCGTCAACGACTACACGTGCACGTGTCCACTGGGCTACACGGGCAAAGACTGCAGCGTACGTTCCGACGCCTGCTCCAAGTTCCCCTGCCAGAACGGCGGCACCTGCTACACCCACTTCACTGGCCCGGTGTGCCAGTGTCCAGCGGGCTTCATGGGCCCCCACTGTGAGTTCTCCAAGCCCACCGAGCCTGTGGTCACTACGCCCAGGGGTTTCCCAGCAGCCCTGGCTGTATCTTTTACCCTGGGCCTGGTCACGCTCACCCTGCTGGTGTGCGCTGCCATTGTATTGCTGCGCCAGATGAGGAGGAACCACAAAACGCTGGGCACCGCTGTACGCAACGACCTGGAGGCCATCAACAACCGCGCATGTCTGATGTCCGGCAAGAACGGTCCCGGCTTCAAGGTGGAGAAGGAGGCCTTCCTCATCCCCGGAGGCCCGTGCAAGGTGTCCAACAAGGACGCAGCGCTCAGCTCATCCGACGCCACCGGGGACAAAGCCGGCTACAAGCAAAAGCTGATGGACCTCAACTTGGCTAAGGAGGAGATCACCAAAAACAAACTGGACCT CAATAAATCCAAGTCAAGCATGCTTGACCCTTCAAGGAAGTTTCCAAAAGAAGGCTTGTATCACCCGATCTACATCATTCCTGATCAATTGGAACAGTGCATCTTCGCCACTGAG GTTTGA
- the cox7a1 gene encoding cytochrome c oxidase subunit 7A1, mitochondrial, producing the protein MRLLMNLPRLASRAFSTTSNQMKNKVPQYQKIFQEDNGLPVHIKGGTTDVLLYRLTMTITIAGTCFSLYWLLSACMPKSKKD; encoded by the exons ATGAGACTCTTAATG AACTTGCCCCGGTTAGCAAGCCGGGCTTTCAGCACAACTTCAAACCAGATGAAAAACAAAGTTCCTCAATATCAGAAGATTTTCCAG GAGGACAATGGTCTTCCCGTCCACATTAAGGGTGGGACCACTGATGTGTTGCTCTACCGCCTAACTATGACAATCACCATTGCAG GCACTTGTTTCTCCTTGTACTGGCTGTTAAGTGCCTGCATGCCTAAAAGTAAGAAGGACTAA
- the chp2 gene encoding calcineurin B homologous protein 2 → MGSRGSTLSKIPNVDKLMQETGFSQAHIIRLHDRFRALDNDEKGYLCPQDFEAIKELAMNPIGDRIIGAFFAQGPQQETVDFNSFVKVLAHFRPTDKNRPKESTSPDPINSRTNKLKFAFQLYDQDKDGKISRDELLQVLRAMLEMQVTEEQLESITDRTIQESDTDRDNAISFEEFRKSLDKVNIEHKMSIRFLR, encoded by the exons ATGGGTTCCAGAGGCTCGACTTTATCCAAAATCCCAAACGTGGATAAACTGATGCAAGAAACAGGTT TCTCACAGGCCCACATCATTCGACTTCATGACCGTTTCAGAGCTCTCGATAATGATGAGAAAGGCTATCTGTG TCCTCAAGATTTTGAAGCCATTAAGGAGTTGGCCATGAATCCAATCGGTGACAGAATAATAGGAGCCTTCTTTGCCCAGGG TCCTCAGCAGGAAACTGTGGACTTCAACTCCTTTGTAAAGGTCCTGGCCCATTTCCGTCCAACTGACAAGAATCGGCCCAAGGAATCCACCTCACCAGACCCTATAAATAGTCGGACAAACAAGCTGAAGT TTGCTTTTCAGTTGTATGACCAGGATAAGGACGGCAAGATTTCCAGAGATGAGCTTTTACAG gtcctgcgtgccATGCTGGAAATGCAGGTGACTGAGGAGCAGTTAGAGAGCATCACTGACCGCACCATCCAGGAATCTGACACAGACCGGGACAATGCCATCTCCTTCGAGGAGTTCAGAAAG tcaCTGGACAAGGTGAATATTGAACACAAGATGAGCATCCGCTTTCTGCGCTAG